In Armatimonadota bacterium, the genomic stretch TTTGGGGAATTCGGAAGACAGGGTTGATGCGTGGGAACTCCTTGACGACTTCGGGCGAGTCGATCCAGTCGGCAATCCTTTGAGCAAGCCGAAGTGTGCCGCCACCGGCGTATTCAAAGGTCGCCATCGTGGGTTGCAATCCGGCTTCCGTGACCCGCACGACACCGGCTCGGGAATCTGTCGCGACGACCGTCACGATGCCATCTTCACCCCGCGAGACTTGAGGCATTGGGGCAACCGGAGCAATGGTTCGACCAGCCGTAAAGTCACTCTTCCGAACTGGCTTGATGACAACTCGCCACGTCCGGGCGCCTGGTTTGCAGAGATACTGCTGGAGCGGCGAAGGGCCACAAGAAGCTCCTCCGAGACCCATTTGCTGAGCATCCAGGGAGACGATGGTTTCGTCTCTCGGGACGATCGGAATGAACTTGGCGGGCTCGCCATTCTCGTGCCGCGAAGCGTCTACGTCACGGGGGTCCTTGTTTGAGACGGTGACCGAGAGTTTGTCCCAAGCCTGGAACATCAGTCCAACGCCACTAGCATCGGTCAAAGCCGCCCAGCGGACGTCCTCGCGGTTTCCGTTCTCTTGAGGCCGAACATACTCCGTTCCTGCCTCGCTGACCTTCATGGAGTACAGACCAACATCCTGCCCCATCTTGCGATCGGGATAACTTTCCCATGGTCCTCGGCCCAGGTAAGTGAAGTTCTGCAAAGCCGAATTCAGCCTTAGATCGAGTCCGATCTTTGGAAGCTGCGGAAGATCTCCTACCGGATCGAACTGGTTATCAACCGTCACGGTTCCGTCGCCAAGAATTGTGTAGACCGCTCTGTGGAAGAACCCGCGACCCTTGTAACCTCGACAATCCATCTCAACGCTCACCCGAGCCACGGATGCGGAGAGTCTTTGGGCTGAGACTGTCACCGGTCGGTGCGCCATTCCGCCCAAACCGCTCTCCCAGTAGGACTTTTGGAACCAGGTGTCGTTGTCTGCAAACGCTCGGAACGTATTCAGCCAAGGGCCGCGTTTGAGCATCTCCCGCTTATCGACTTGGAACGAGGACATGAGACCTGTACCTTTATCAAATTCGATTCGGGTTCCACCAGCGGAGAACGCGTAAGCAGCGATCTCTTCGGACATCCCCAAAGCGGGCAACTTGCTAACGGAAGCAACCGGGGTAACCATCGCGTTACTGATGGGCAACTGCTCCCAAGCAACGGAATGCCCCTTTTCACCCCAAACATTTGCTGCACGAAGCCGAAGATCGACCCGAAGGAAATACTCTCGACCTGGCTTCTTCGTAAACTTCTCAACTGGTAGGGCCAAGGCTTTGGTCTCGCCCGGAGCAATCGACTGAGGCGTCCATTCACCCTTCGCGACAACCGCGCCGTCTTCCGAGACGGAGTAGCTCCAGTCGTAATCTGAGAGGTTGTTAAAGGCAAACTTGTTGGTCACCTTGAACTTGCCTTCGCCGGCATCGGATGCTTCGAAAGCGACTCGCTGATAAATCTTCCGAACTTCCCAGAGCTTCGGTGTCACCTGCCGGTCTGGCAAGATCAGTCCGTTGTTACAGAATGGACCGTCGTTTGGAGAGTCGTCATAATCCCCGCCGTAGGCGTAAAACCAACCAGTGCCGTCCGGAGTCGGTTTGTGAAGCCCCTGATCCACCCAATCCCATATGCAGCCACCCATGAGCCGCGGATACTTATCGAACTGCTCAACGTACTCCTTAAGGTTCCCGACGGCGTTGCCCATCGCATGGGCATACTCGCAGACGAAGAACGGTTTTGCAGATTTCTTTGCACCTTCAAAAGCCAGGTAGTCCACACCGGGATACATCACGGAATCCACGTCGCAAGGCTCATTGTATCGCTCGTAGTGAACCGGTCGTGTTACGTCGTTGTCGTGAATCCACTTTGCCGTAGCATCAAAGTTCACTCCAGGACCGGCCTCGTTGCCCAAGGACCACATGATGATCGACGGGTGGTTTCGGTTTGACGTCACCATGCGCTCAGTTCGATCTAGGTGGGCCTTTTGCCAAATCGGCTGATTGCCTAACGATCGATTCCAGTCATAACCCATCCCGTGGCTCTCAATATTGGCCTCATCCACGACGTACAGCCCGTACTGGTCACAAAGCTCGTACCAGTAAGAGTCGTTGGGATAGTGGCTATTGCGAACCGTGTTGAGGTTGTACTGCTTGTACAGTTTGATGTCCTCGATCATTCGCTCACGGGTAATTGCGCGACCACGATCGGGGTCGGCCTCGTGGCGGTTTGCCCCGAGGAGCTTGACAGCTTTACCGTTGATTGTGAATATACCGCTCTTCCATTCGATCCTGCGGAATCCGACTCGGCATGAGCGAACGTCACGCACCTTGCCGTTTTCGTCTAGGAGGTTGAGAACTGCCGTGTACAAGTTCGGTTGCTCGGCCGACCAGAGTAATGGACTATCGAGTTTCAGGCTCGCGGGAGGGTGATTCGAGAGGCCGCCGCTGAGACCATAAACAGATGACTTGCCACTCCCGACCTCCTTTCCGGAGTTGTCCAGCAGCCGCACATCGAGCTGATACCCGCCAGGACCTTCAACATCAGTTTTGACTTCGAGCGTCCCTTGCTTGAAGTCTGAACTCAATACCGTTTCGGTTCGGAAGTTTTCCAATCGCGTTTTTGGCGTGCTCAACAGAGCCACATCTCGGAAGATGCCGCTAAACCGAAACATATCTTGGTCTTCCAGGTAGCTTCCGTCCGTCCAGCGATAGACTTCAACAGCAACTTGGTTCTTACCGGGTTTAACGAAGGGCGTTAGGTCGAATTCGGAGGTCGTCTTCGAGTCCTCGCTATACCCAACTTTTTGCCCGTTGACCCAAAGGAAGTACCCAGAATAGACGCCGCCGAATCGAATAATCGTGCGCCGATTTTCCCATCCCGCAGGCAACTCAAAGGACGTTCTATAAGAGCCGACCGGGTTGTAGTTCTCGTCAACAAACGGAGGGTTAGCTGGATATGGGTAGCGGACGTTTGTATAAATCGGCTGTCCGTAGCCCTTCAGCTCCCAGCACGAAGGAACCTCGATACTCTTCCACTTCGAGTCGTCGAACTCTGTTTTGTAGAAGTCGACCGGACGATCCGCCGGACGCCCTACCCAGTTAAATT encodes the following:
- a CDS encoding glycoside hydrolase family 2 TIM barrel-domain containing protein, encoding MPLSALVVLFALQQSKAQPRQVLPPGLLEWQDPEVVGVNKLPARAEAIPFADAASAITLDRSKSPFYKSLNGDWKFNWVGRPADRPVDFYKTEFDDSKWKSIEVPSCWELKGYGQPIYTNVRYPYPANPPFVDENYNPVGSYRTSFELPAGWENRRTIIRFGGVYSGYFLWVNGQKVGYSEDSKTTSEFDLTPFVKPGKNQVAVEVYRWTDGSYLEDQDMFRFSGIFRDVALLSTPKTRLENFRTETVLSSDFKQGTLEVKTDVEGPGGYQLDVRLLDNSGKEVGSGKSSVYGLSGGLSNHPPASLKLDSPLLWSAEQPNLYTAVLNLLDENGKVRDVRSCRVGFRRIEWKSGIFTINGKAVKLLGANRHEADPDRGRAITRERMIEDIKLYKQYNLNTVRNSHYPNDSYWYELCDQYGLYVVDEANIESHGMGYDWNRSLGNQPIWQKAHLDRTERMVTSNRNHPSIIMWSLGNEAGPGVNFDATAKWIHDNDVTRPVHYERYNEPCDVDSVMYPGVDYLAFEGAKKSAKPFFVCEYAHAMGNAVGNLKEYVEQFDKYPRLMGGCIWDWVDQGLHKPTPDGTGWFYAYGGDYDDSPNDGPFCNNGLILPDRQVTPKLWEVRKIYQRVAFEASDAGEGKFKVTNKFAFNNLSDYDWSYSVSEDGAVVAKGEWTPQSIAPGETKALALPVEKFTKKPGREYFLRVDLRLRAANVWGEKGHSVAWEQLPISNAMVTPVASVSKLPALGMSEEIAAYAFSAGGTRIEFDKGTGLMSSFQVDKREMLKRGPWLNTFRAFADNDTWFQKSYWESGLGGMAHRPVTVSAQRLSASVARVSVEMDCRGYKGRGFFHRAVYTILGDGTVTVDNQFDPVGDLPQLPKIGLDLRLNSALQNFTYLGRGPWESYPDRKMGQDVGLYSMKVSEAGTEYVRPQENGNREDVRWAALTDASGVGLMFQAWDKLSVTVSNKDPRDVDASRHENGEPAKFIPIVPRDETIVSLDAQQMGLGGASCGPSPLQQYLCKPGARTWRVVIKPVRKSDFTAGRTIAPVAPMPQVSRGEDGIVTVVATDSRAGVVRVTEAGLQPTMATFEYAGGGTLRLAQRIADWIDSPEVVKEFPRINPVFRIPQSQIRVLSFDSEEQGEGNIEHAFDGDPTTFWHTVYSGGVAQHPHFVLVDLGAEVELSGFDYLPRQDQANGRIGKYEIRVGLSQDQLVKVKEGSFPNNAALQRVMIGAPIKTRFVEFRAVEEVRKQEWTSIAELNFLVGKPK